The following are from one region of the Oncorhynchus masou masou isolate Uvic2021 chromosome 24, UVic_Omas_1.1, whole genome shotgun sequence genome:
- the LOC135512321 gene encoding glutathione S-transferase omega-1-like isoform X1 has translation MASEKCFAKGSSAPGLVAKGQIRLYSMRFCPFAHRTRLVLHAKGIKHDTVNINLKDKPEWFLKKNPLGLVPTLETSSGQVIYESPITCDYLDEVYTDKKLLPADPFQKAQQKMMLENFSKVTPYFYKIPMGKKNGEDISVLEGELKEKFVKLNEDLVNKKSKFFGGNAITMIDYMMWPWFERLEIFELKHCLDGTPELKKWTEHMSEDQTVKATMFPTETYKAFYKTYADGKPNYDYGL, from the exons ATGGCCTCTGAAAAATGTTTTGCCAAAG GAAGCTCTGCTCCTGGCTTGGTTGCCAAAGGTCAAATCAGGCTCTACAGTATGAGGTTTTGCCCCTTTGCCCACAGAACCAGACTAGTGCTTCATGCCAAGGGGATCAA GCATGACACTGTTAACATTAATTTGAAAGACAAACCTGAGTGGTTCCTTAAGAAGAACCCTCTTGGCCTGGTTCCAACATTGGAGACTTCGAGTGGTCAGGTGATCTACGAGTCACCAATCACCTGTGACTACCTGGATGAGGTTTACACAGACAAAAAGCTGCTCCCAGCTGATCCTTTTCAGAAGGCCCAACAGAAAATGATGCTGGAGAATTTCTCCAAG gtAACACCATACTTCTACAAGATACCAATGGGGAAAAAAAATGGAGAAGACATTTCAGTGCTGGAAGGGGAGCTGAAAGAGAAATTTGTGAAATTGAATGAA GATCTTGTCAATAAGAAGTCCAAGTTCTTTGGTGGAAATGCAATCACAATGATCGATTACATGATGTGGCCGTGGTTTGAGAGGCTGGAGATCTTTGAGTTGAAGCA CTGTCTGGATGGTACCCCTGAGCTGAAGAAGTGGACAGAGCATATGTCCGAGGATCAAACTGTCAAAGCCACCATGTTCCCCACTGAGACCTACAAGGCATTTTACAAGACCTACGCAGATGGGAAACCCAATTATGACTATGGCCTGTAG
- the LOC135512321 gene encoding glutathione S-transferase omega-1-like isoform X2 codes for MRFCPFAHRTRLVLHAKGIKHDTVNINLKDKPEWFLKKNPLGLVPTLETSSGQVIYESPITCDYLDEVYTDKKLLPADPFQKAQQKMMLENFSKVTPYFYKIPMGKKNGEDISVLEGELKEKFVKLNEDLVNKKSKFFGGNAITMIDYMMWPWFERLEIFELKHCLDGTPELKKWTEHMSEDQTVKATMFPTETYKAFYKTYADGKPNYDYGL; via the exons ATGAGGTTTTGCCCCTTTGCCCACAGAACCAGACTAGTGCTTCATGCCAAGGGGATCAA GCATGACACTGTTAACATTAATTTGAAAGACAAACCTGAGTGGTTCCTTAAGAAGAACCCTCTTGGCCTGGTTCCAACATTGGAGACTTCGAGTGGTCAGGTGATCTACGAGTCACCAATCACCTGTGACTACCTGGATGAGGTTTACACAGACAAAAAGCTGCTCCCAGCTGATCCTTTTCAGAAGGCCCAACAGAAAATGATGCTGGAGAATTTCTCCAAG gtAACACCATACTTCTACAAGATACCAATGGGGAAAAAAAATGGAGAAGACATTTCAGTGCTGGAAGGGGAGCTGAAAGAGAAATTTGTGAAATTGAATGAA GATCTTGTCAATAAGAAGTCCAAGTTCTTTGGTGGAAATGCAATCACAATGATCGATTACATGATGTGGCCGTGGTTTGAGAGGCTGGAGATCTTTGAGTTGAAGCA CTGTCTGGATGGTACCCCTGAGCTGAAGAAGTGGACAGAGCATATGTCCGAGGATCAAACTGTCAAAGCCACCATGTTCCCCACTGAGACCTACAAGGCATTTTACAAGACCTACGCAGATGGGAAACCCAATTATGACTATGGCCTGTAG